DNA from Brassica napus cultivar Da-Ae chromosome C4, Da-Ae, whole genome shotgun sequence:
tatatattggggactaaaatagtatatataccatatagaaaaatcatgaaaaagaggGCGGACCTTTGAGGAGTGCGGATTCTTTTATTCCTTTCAGAAACATGATAAAAAATACTGGTTTATTAGAATTTCCGGCTCGGAGAAACAAAATGTCATGGCAAGGAAGAAGAGGGAGAGGGAAAGGGGCAGTGATGATCAGATGTCGTCTTGATCGTGCTCTAGCAAACGAAGATTGACTTACTTTCTTTCCATGCTCTTACACAGAATACCTAGGGATGGTAGGGTCTGACCATGACCCAATAGTGGCTTATCTAGAAGATAAGGTTCCTAGGAGGAAAGGGCAATTTCGGCTTGACAAGAGATAGATTAGGCAGGATGGTCTTATGGAATCAATTGCTCTAGGCTTGTCAGAATATACTGAAGGTCGCACATAGGATATTGTTATAAAAATTACATACAATCCTTTTTAATCTTCAATTTCATCATCATTTGCTCTTAGAATTACATTTGAGTGACGATAAGATGATTTAGCATATAgctcaatgatttttttttgtaagagatattattattttatatatacggggactaaaatagtatatatcccatatagaaaaatcatgaaaaagaggGCGGACCTTTGAGGAGTGCGGATTCTTTTATTCCTTTCAGaaacatgataaaaaaatactGGTTTATTAGAATTTCCGGCTCGGAGAAACAAAATGTCATGGCAAGGAAGAAGAGGGAAAGGGGCAGTGATGATCAGATGTCGTCTCGATCGGGCTCTAGCAAACGAAGATTGACTTACTTTCTTTCCATGCTTTTACACAGAATACCTAGGAATGGTAGGGTCTGACAATGGCCCAATAGTGGCTTATCTAGAAGATAAAGCTCCTAGGAGGATAGGGCAATTTCGGTTTGATAAGATATAGATTAGGCATGATGGTCTTATGGAATCAATTGCTCTAGGCTTGTCAGAATATGCTGAAGGTCGCAGAGAGGATATTCATATCAACATCTTCATATTCTTATTTCTTACACACACAAACCATTTCCCTTTcacttttctcttttattttatcccaaaatccaaaaatttttatttcaaaatttataagctTACTAGAGTTACTCAAGTTCATGATTCTTGGTCAAGAACGAGTGAGTAACTTTCATTAAGAAGTGACGTGTGCTTTGAGAAGCTAAGAATGAACCTCATTTGatttaaaaatgagttttgaattttttttcccaGATCTGCTCGCTAGAAGACTACCGTGTATGTTTTCTACAACGAGAAGACTTATACATAAGTCATCAATAAGGAGGTTAGCTTTGcaattaattttatgtttgtttttctagagaagacttctagggaagtcttccaatttttctttgttaacaaaaaaatctcgAAAATACCAGAGAAGACTTACACGTAATCCTTCTCGGATAagcatgttagttttgcaattgacctaattttgtcagaaatttgtctctttgtagaagacttccatgtaagtcttccaCCAGAAGAATTCTAGTGAAACTGTTATATGTTTGAAATTTAAGTATTTCGGAAGACTTCCTAGAAGACTTCTAGCGAAACTGTTATATATTTGAACTTATGAAATGTCAGAACTTTtttgaatttgactaagtttttttgAGAAGTTTTCTCCCTTAGTTGTAGTAAATTTGACTAGTTTTTTGTGATCTTGTGTTTTGTTATTGAAGTTTTATCAATAACTTAAATAATGTCAACTATttttggcaagataatattgtatagatgaacatatttaccaaaaaatataattaatatgtttgcaaatttacaaaagaattcacaactaaaagaataCACCTACAAATCAAAAACAGACCTtgaacaaaactattatagatcattcttcCACAAACAAAAGCTTGGACTCCACATGACATGGGAGAAGACTTCCTCGAAGTTTTCAAGCGCATTATATGTTAGAAAACTTCCTAGAAAACTTCCCTGGAAATCTTTCGAGCTTggctcagatctgaaaaatcatgcatattcaaaagcattcaaatgacttTGAAATAGAGAAAAGCTTCAAAATAAGGTAAGagatttaagcaaaaaaaaaaggagcttTCAAAAGGTAAGAGTTCTAAGCAACaaaaagttaccaaatgaagaaaaatcagacgtGAAGACTTACCAAACCTCTTAAATCTGTTATGAAAGAGagacatgggagaagactccACCAGGATATTTCCAGGAAGTATTCTAGTGCATTAAATGTTAGAAGAGTTCCGAGAAGACTTTTCTGGAAGTCTTCCAAATctgtctcagatctgaaaattttGCATAtccaaaagcattcaaatgtCTTCAAAACATTGAAAAGCTTCAAAACGTGAATTCTAAATCCTGAGATGGTGTAAATGCCAAAAGCTTCAAAAATAAGATaagaactaaacaaaaaaaaaagatttttcaaaAGGTAAAAGCTTTAAGCAACAAGAggttatcaaataaaaaaaaaatatgatttataggTTTCATTTAAAGGAGTGGAAGATTagaaccatgtaatgaaaaacttgcaaaaacaaaaataaatcacTTAGAAAGGCATGAGATAAAAATGATAAACTGataagtttggtgtttttaagtttaaagagattagagaaaggttggagagttttagaatgagaaacattacatttttgttgcagccatttgagaggaacAGAAATAATGtgtaaattatctttatatagcgagacaaaaattctaataatgttaaatattttcCATTGATAGAACTTTCAAGTATGTTTTCTAATAGAATACTTCCTAGAAGACTTACTTGCGGAATTTACTATTCGCCCAGAAAACTTCCCGAATACATCCTAGAAGACTTACTTGCGAAAGTCTTATAGACCCTAAATTCATTTTCACCTGGAAGACTTCCGCGGGAAGTCTTCTAGTACATTATCTGCTGGAAGACTTAAAtcacctaaaccctaaactcaaaataACAAACTAACTAAATacaaacacttcataaaacttaaaatcaactttaaaagtgtttaatatacacaaaactaaacacatataagtcaaaattttatatttcgaAAAAACATTAAGcatccaaaatctaaccctaagaatacatacaatactacaacatatgttaccaaactcTTAACCAAAGAATACCATAACAcactacattcactcatctatgttgaaaacaatttaattttactagatcttaatttatatcatttataaatgtttataattacatgatttcaattttttccccatcaaaatatttttataaaatttataaattatttttaagatctactatatgagaagacttcttggaagtcttcggGAAGATTTACAAACCTCGAAGACTTACAGAACCTCAGAAGAATTTACATggttatattcgtaaaaatgcaTTCTGGTTTTGTGTTTGGTCATAAAGGGCCGGTTATAATTTCACTAGCCTTTTTGactacttttgcatttgattcaagtttgagtataCTTCTCGGGTtgaaatcaagttttgagtcatatttggcaaatttACCGGTTAACAATAACCAATAATCATCTATATTATCAACAATTTAAATATTAGAAATAATGATACCAAAAAACTACAAATATATTGCTAATGAAAAATCATCAGTTAAatcattaaatttatttattaaaactaatgactagaaactaatatataacaaGGAATTAGGTTAAACCCTTAAGACATAAGAGAAAATATACTATTAGTCTATTACTATATAACgtagataaataaaataatatataatatacactaTGAACATATGGAATGTATCCTAAGTTCTAAGAATAGTGGATATATaggaaaataacaaattttatctGCTAGAATAAACTATGTAGTtaaaatttacttattaaaCTTGGAATTCTCATGAGAAGGTGGGTTGAGGTGCATGGAGGATAACATGATACAAGGACTAATTACGTGCACACTGAAATTCCCAAAACTCTCCCCCGCTTTTCCCGGGTTTCCAAAGGCCCGTCGCTCCTTACTCGATAACTTAAAGCTGACCAGAGTCCTCGTTTACCCTACGTGCACTATTTAGCTCTGCCTACTCAGATCACGTTTTTATTTGTCTAGATTCAAGTCGGTTCAGTGAGGACGACCGCGAAAGTCACCGAATGGGCCTCGCTCTGGGTGACCCACCTGGAGAGAAGCCAATAAAAAAGAATGACTTATTTTCACCGCTAACACTTCGTTCCGAATCGGCAAGAGCAATCAGAGTTTAGGAAAGCATTCCCGTCAGGATCAACCACCACtctcttcacagtcaccctatTCATCTCTGCTTCAACATACAACGAAcgccctccccccccccccccccccccccccgcagTTTTCTCCATATAGTTATTTTAGTTTTCGTTATTTTGTAAATGCCAATTTGATTGATcgataaatttgaaatttcatcgaaATAAAAgtttacttttttattaaactaattgcTTCTTATATAGatgtttatatttatgtaatgatttatattttaataattctcAATTTAAATAATTCGATTTGaaatcaacattaactttgacgttagaaaaaaagaagtgtattaatatatttctaaagGCCGAACCAGGTCGACGAACATTTGAGAGCTGAATATAGGTTTTGTGGACCTTTCTCAAAATTAACAATCTGAGCCATAATTCAAGGACAATTAGAGTGCAAGACTTTCTTGCTCGCAATACGTTAGTGCACTCGAAAAGTTAGTTTAAAAcatggaacaaaaaaataattgtttaagcTTATCGATATACAAATACATATGAACTACCGATGCTAGTAGCTAAGCAGATAGTAGATACAACTTTGCAATTGTAACTTCAAACATATTGCATCAAATGAGAGGAcctttttagaagaaaaaaacttcTAACTTCAAGAGAGGATTTACAATGCCATAAAACAAATCTTATCCAATTTCAAAGGATTGTCTCTAGTACTGATTCAGAGTTACAGAAGCTGTTCTTGGAAGAATCtgaagaaaagttttttttggcaGTGGGAAACTACGAGTAACCAATCATTTGGCCTAATCTCGTGAAGAGAGCTTGTTGTTCCTCTAAGGTAAGGTTCGTCAATATCTACAATAAAACAACATAATATGATTGAATTTGATTAGTTGCAAAAGAGAATCATCTAGCTCTGATAGAATCACAAAGTCTAGCTTTGTAAATGGAGAAGTTAAAGTACCTGGTCCAGGATTTTGTCAACGGAAACGCTTTGGGAGACTATAAATGACTGGAGATATATGTAAGCAAATACTGCCATTACCATCTGTGACAACAGAAAAAGATAAAAGTCTGTTTAGAGGAATCTATAACAAAACCCTAACTATCTCTTGGTTCTTGATCTCCACTAGTCCTTGGTCCCTCAGTGTAATGTTCTTTATCGACCATTTTACAGAGGAACAGTAGAAAATTTGTTACGGTTTCTGCCactcttttttttgtgttgttcTTACCAAAATCAATTCTGCTACTAGAAGAATTAATCATAAACTCAATTCATAAGAGTTACCTGGCAGTCCATTCTATCCGTGATCCCACCGTGTCCTGGAATACTATCACCAAAGTCCTGCCATTACAGAagcaaaggttttttttttttaagatgtgTATCGTAATTGAAGCTTAGCTCATATTTGGTGATGATGGTTACAGACCTTGATTTTGAATGCTCTTTTAAACCCGCTGGCGAAAAACCCACCAAAAGGTGCTATGATCGATGCGAACAAACCGAGGCATAACGCATGCCACTGAACAGGGAGGACCTCCATTTCCTTCCAAGGAAACTGCAAAAGTATAGTAACAAGTTGACAAAGCGTATGCAAAATTTCTTCAAAGCAATGTAACATTACACTAAAGCTTACCCATCCTGGAATCCACGCAGGTAAGGTAAAAGGTTCAGGCTTGAACAATGGATCCGCATCACATTGTAGCCAGCCAGTGGATAAATCCTGCAGAATGATCCACAGATTTACTATAAGCTCCCTCAAAGATCGTGTTCAAGATCAGCATCACTAACCTGTCTAGGGCATGTCAGCCATGGGAAACGACCCATAATATTAGCAAGCTGAAACATAGCGAATGCATAACATTTTCAGGCAGAGGGTGGGTGAAAAATTTAATGAAATGACGTAGGCATTCTAAATGGGTTGAACTGGTGCTAGAAGTAACAAATACTCACAAAAAATGCAGAGATGATAGTTGTGACAGAGGCTCCGATGAATCCTTCCCATGTTTTCTTCGGAGATAGCTTAATTAAGGGCGTTCTTCCAAAGAAGAAACCGAAAATGTAAGCGAAGATGTCGTTGATTATAATTAAGGATGCTGGAAGAAGAAACCTGCAGTTAAAgccaccaaaagaaaaaaaacatactaaGACGATCGCATTTCGACaaagaacaaaagtaacagaCATAGGAAAACAGAGGGGGAACTATGTGCAAGTGATGAAGCAAGGTGGTCGAGATATTTTAAGCATAGTCGCTCATCATATTTGGTGATAAATAAAGGAAATGAGTGGCTTTTCAGCAAATAGACTGAAAAGCATAAGATTTCAAGTTCACAAATGTACCAGAAGATTCCTTCAAAAATGTTGGCAACAGTGAAGGAGGACTGAGTAAAGACGACAATcaaaatcatgtgggtccaTGCATATTGGCCAAACTGGTACTTgtacatcttcttctttagtGTCAGAATGAACCACATGAAACCTGCAATGTATTCAATTCAAGTATCAGATGAAAGCAAAGGATCATGACCCATTTTCGCCTATGATTAAAAAGCAAATTCCAGAAAAAGGACAATAAAAGGGTGAAGGAAGAGAGTAACCTATAATATACAAGAAGTAACAGATAGCCATATGGTATTTGATTAGGCCGCTGACAAGCCGGTATAGGAACTGGTCAGCAGTGACAGTATTAGCTAACCGTTGACTAAGGATCCGGCCATACACGAAGAGCATGGCGGTGAAAAAGAAATGCCTGCAGGAAAACGAACAAAGCAAGACGAATTTATACAGCGATTGAGCCAATAGTCTATAGAAAGgtgttgacttttttttttattattaccaATTGAGGTGTTTGATACCAGGGAGACATTTATCCTCAGGTGCTTTCCTGAGGAGATTAAAGAGCTCTTTGGCCATGAAGATCTGGATGACAAGCACCATGGCAGTGATATAGAGATGGCCCATGTAGACAACCATGACGAACCCACCAATCATCCATATTGTAGAATACGTCCGGACCATGAAAGATTTGTACTTGTTTTGATCATTGACAAGGAGAGGGCTTGGGTTCCCATCAAGAACAGCCTCGGTAGTAGAGGAGCGTTTTCGATGCCTAAGCCGCGTTGAAGGGGAGCTAGTGACGTTACTCTCCTCTTCCATAggggctttttttttttatgactgGAATCAAGAGGAGAACATCTGTGTCCAACAACTTACACATCAGGTTCCTACTATAAACTAAGTGATTTTGATTCgactaaaaaccctaatttgttAATATATGAAGGCGACTGCGGATTTAGCATACAAGCCCATGGGTTCGATTCGATTCCGTCAAAGAGAGGATTTAATTGGCTATTATTATTCATCAGCTAAACAATATACTTAGTAATATTATTCAGAAATTAATTCAAAATAGAGTGAAGTGACGAATTCGAATTcgaatttaaagttttaattatGTTCGAGCATACCTGTTTTGAATCAAAAGGAATAGCTTTGGTTTTGAAGCGAAGATCGGAAGAAGAACACACAGAGCGACGAGAACGAAGAGATTTGCAGAAAGACCAAAGGCAATATTATTGTGGAGAGAATAAAAGTAAATCAAAGCAAAGCCGAGTAGAAAGTATCAGCAAGGAGAGTTATTTCCCTTTCTCTGGAATAGAGAGACGAGAGAGAGCACAaggcttttttttcttttctttttaaaaaaaaaaacattttttcacgTGACACaaagattatatttttcttttgttcctcAATTGGTATTTTTGGTAAGAGAATTTTAACCGAAACGTCTAGAGAGACAGAGCATGACGGACGCGAGCGGCAATTCTAGGGTTTCGACTTCAGATGAGATGATCAGGACGCGAGCATGACGGACGTGGGGGAGAAAGCAAACCCACCAGGAGACCCGCCAGATAAGGGGACTTCATGGGCTTCGAAGGCAGCGAATACGGCCGAGGGGGGCATGCCGGTTCTGGAGGTTTTGATTGAGGATTTGTTTGTGTCGAATAGACTCCGCGTAGAGTTCCCGAATGCTGAAGATGGAGAACCATCAATCACGATTGAGAACGAGGTTATGGAAGAAGTGCATGATTGTTAGGGTTTTGGGGAGAAACGTTGCGATCTCTTCCTTGAACAGGAAGTTACGTGAACTATGGAACCCGAAGGGAACAATGTATGTGATGGATCTACCTCGACAGTTTTTTATGGTTCGCTTTGAAAAGGAGGAGGAATATCTGGCAGCATTGGCAGGAGGACCATGGAGAGCTTTTGGTAGTTATCTCATGGTACGTGCTTGGTCTCCAGAGTTTGATCCATTAAAAGATGACATTGTTACAACACCGGTTTGGATCAGATTAACAAATATTCCAGTGAACTTCTAtcatcgatcgattctcatGGGAATTGCCAAGGGTTTAGGTAAGCCAATCCGTGTGGATCCGACTACGTTGAACTTTGAAAGAGCTCGGTTTGCGAGAATTTGTGTTGAGGTTAATCTAGCAAAACCTTTGAAGGGGACGGTCCTAATCAACGGCGAGAGATACTTCGTTGCTTATGAGGGGCTATCTGAAATCTGTTCGAAATGTGGGGTCTATGGGCACTTGGTGCATGGATGTCTAAGAACGATTGCGGAACGAGTGGCTAGTTCAATGACACTGACGGAGGTGTCAGCACAAGTTGAACAAACGGCCGCACAAGTCTCACTAGCGCAGGATGATGGCTTTACTCAAGCACGAGGATCGAGAAGAGGAGCACCGTCGTTGCCTCGGTCAATGACTGGTATGACAAAAATAAATTCTAATGGGGAGACTAACCGGTACCACCGAGAGACGCAAGGAACTGAGAAGATTGTGTTATCGAACAAGTATGGAAGTCTTGATACAGACAGAAACCCGGGGGGATTAAGAGATGATATTAGCCCTGGTGAGGAGAATAAGGAGAACCAGGATATGAATATCAGGGATACTAAGGGTAAGGGAGTCTTGCAAGAGAAGAGAAGCATTATTTTTGGCGGGAATACAAGTGCACCATCCAATTCGAAGGGGGAGACTAAAGAGAGATGGATGGGTAATAAAAAAGTAATGGAGGGAGTAAGAGGAAAGTCGAAGAAAGTAAATAACAGACCGGTTAGTGGTTTGGTCTTTGGGCCAACCAAGGGAGAGATAAGCTTATCAGAGTCTGGGAAAAGACTGAGAGTAGAGAACAGCAATGTAGGGAGACCTGGTGGAGCATTCAGAGATAGCGTGGAGAAAGTTAAGGCTGTGCCTAAGCATCTTCAGCTGTGTGATGAGGAATTGGAGAATCCGATGGAGAGTAGTATCAGCGAGACATAGCAGAGAGGAGCTGATATACATACGAACCTGCAGGGAGATGGGAGAGTGTTATCTCTCGCATAACATGGTGCCCCGGGAATTCAATCAGATACtgttatattaatgatgatgaATTGTTTATTCTGGAATTGCCGGGGGGCAAATAAACCCAATTTCAGACGTTCTATTCGGTATATTTTGAAGAAGTTTAAAACGGATTTTCTCGCTTTGTTCGAGACTCATGCTGGCGGGACAAAGCAATGAAAATCTGTCAGAGTTTGGGGTTTGATAACTCCTTTCGGGTGGATGTtattgcactacaagaaaacaactcAATTGCAATAATGATATATTGTTGCAATATGCTCATATATTGTTGCAAATATAAAATTGCAATAAAATTGTGACAATTTTTAACTTCTTGCTGTTTGAATGTTGCAAATTCATGTTTGTTGCATATACGTAGCAAAATTAGCGAGAAATTGAAATGTTGCTATATATGTCATATTATTGCAACAATTTTTTATAGCAATTTTGTTGTATATTTacaacatattttgtaaccatAAATGGTGGCAAGTCATTGCTACGTCAAATATATAGCAAACAACATTGCAAATTTGCAATTATTGTTTTctgaaatttaataatattaatgcaacaaaatatatagaaaaatatttggtaCAATTTTAACGTTGcaattaaaattgttacaaAATTTGCTATATATAAGATGTAGTAAATGTTGTTGCAAATTTTTCTAtaattacttttaaataataCATTTGTTGCCAATATTTTTTGACAATAAAATTAGTAGATATGCAtagattaattgttttttttataagcaATATTCGatgtgttatttattttttatgatttatatattttataataaacaaaagtcAAACaccaattttattaaataaactaaaatattaaaaaaaaaatcaacaatgcATTAATAGAGAAAAACCagcaataatttaaaactagaaaaaactaataaaacctTCGAATAACAAAAGCAACCAATTTAAACTTGGTTGTTGACACCTTGGATAGAATAGCTGGACAAAGGATGGCAATCATTTTCTCCAAGCCTTCAAGTTTGCTCAACCTTTCATTGATatcttcattttcttgagaaatgtCTTGTACATTTTTCTTCAACTCATCATTTTCTAAGTGGCTTCAATGGTGACTGGCATTTTAGCATTGAGTGAAACCTCActaagaagagctccaagaccAAACACACGACCTTGTGTTGAATCAACCAACTgtagaatataatatatgtaagaCAAAAGAAATCTATGAAGAAATCtaggaaaataaaaagatttttagaACTATTGCATTACCTTCAAATACATTTGATTCTTCTTCTCAGAAGTTAGCTCTTCTGTGACTAGGACATCATCTTCAAGCATATGATCAGCtacatttttttcaaatctttcactAATTAGCCTTGCCCTTTCATCCACAAATGACCCGTCTGATTTCTTGTGTGTCTCACAAAGAACATCAATGTAAGATGCATCTCCGTTCTTTTCTTTCTACAAAGGAGAAgtgttacaaaataatatttaaagtaGTACATATGAAAACAAGTCTTACCAATATATCGGCAACCCTAGCATATGAACGTGAGCCAGATCGGTGTTTATGAGGTCCCAGCCCGCTCGATCTGACATTCGACTCTTAGAcgcttttttactttttttccttAGCTTTATCTGTTCCCCAGTAGGCAACCAAGTCTTTGTAGTAATCATCAAGGATCCAATATGGCTGCTTATCTCTTTCTTTTACTCGGCTGATCATATTGATCAGTTTAGTCTCAGCACATTTGCAAAACATCTTACGCACCTCGGATTCAATCAAGTGATTCCAAAAGAATTTGCTctggtatttaaaaaaaaagtaagagcGCTATACATAAAACTTAAGCGATATAGCATAAGTATTTCTATTCCAGTGGAAACATctaaacaagattttttttatttttttgtatatgtaattttttgtgATATACCTTGAATGTGAACCACCATCGCTCTTTCACATGTTGCGGTGTAGTTGACCAGTTTCGATACGGGCCAGGAAAATCAGATCGGATGATTGTTCTTATCTCATTAGTGATTACGGAATCACATTTGAACctagaaaaggaaaataaaaatataacgcAACTAAAACAATAACATGaggttcatatatataaaatatatatatatatatatatgtttctttttacCACAATGATCCATTCACTCTGGAAGGATTAAGAACACCTAAGACATTCATAGGTTGGTCTGCTCCATGATTTTCACCCTCATTTGCCATCTGGAGATGAGTTGCTTTCAAAGAACTGCGATGCAGAAGTTTACTAGTTTACTGGATTGTTAAAAACACCGTATAggctgtatatatatatatatatacatatgaaaacaacaaaatctAAACCTCCTGATATTGGTATATCCATATCTTTTTAGCATAATATTCTCTAAACA
Protein-coding regions in this window:
- the LOC106393860 gene encoding uncharacterized protein LOC106393860 — its product is MYVMDLPRQFFMVRFEKEEEYLAALAGGPWRAFGSYLMVRAWSPEFDPLKDDIVTTPVWIRLTNIPVNFYHRSILMGIAKGLGKPIRVDPTTLNFERARFARICVEVNLAKPLKGTVLINGERYFVAYEGLSEICSKCGVYGHLVHGCLRTIAERVASSMTLTEVSAQVEQTAAQVSLAQDDGFTQARGSRRGAPSLPRSMTGMTKINSNGETNRYHRETQGTEKIVLSNKYGSLDTDRNPGGLRDDISPGEENKENQDMNIRDTKGKGVLQEKRSIIFGGNTSAPSNSKGETKERWMGNKKVMEGVRGKSKKVNNRPVSGLVFGPTKGEISLSESGKRLRVENSNVGRPGGAFRDSVEKVKAVPKHLQLCDEELENPMESSISET
- the LOC106390996 gene encoding phosphatidate cytidylyltransferase 1-like; its protein translation is MEEESNVTSSPSTRLRHRKRSSTTEAVLDGNPSPLLVNDQNKYKSFMVRTYSTIWMIGGFVMVVYMGHLYITAMVLVIQIFMAKELFNLLRKAPEDKCLPGIKHLNWHFFFTAMLFVYGRILSQRLANTVTADQFLYRLVSGLIKYHMAICYFLYIIGFMWFILTLKKKMYKYQFGQYAWTHMILIVVFTQSSFTVANIFEGIFWFLLPASLIIINDIFAYIFGFFFGRTPLIKLSPKKTWEGFIGASVTTIISAFFLANIMGRFPWLTCPRQDLSTGWLQCDADPLFKPEPFTLPAWIPGWFPWKEMEVLPVQWHALCLGLFASIIAPFGGFFASGFKRAFKIKDFGDSIPGHGGITDRMDCQMVMAVFAYIYLQSFIVSQSVSVDKILDQILTNLTLEEQQALFTRLGQMIGYS
- the LOC106376878 gene encoding uncharacterized protein LOC106376878, coding for MALIQLSHGTHTSLKATHLQMANEGENHGADQPMNVLGVLNPSRVNGSLWFKCDSVITNEIRTIIRSDFPGPYRNWSTTPQHVKERWWFTFKSKFFWNHLIESEVRKMFCKCAETKLINMISRVKERDKQPYWILDDYYKDLVAYWGTDKAKEKK